One Campylobacter pinnipediorum subsp. caledonicus genomic window carries:
- the ftsZ gene encoding cell division protein FtsZ produces MSGGFRVEENDNLYGTKIKAIGVGGGGSNMINRIIREYSSLDIDLIVANTDAQALKNSNAHNKIQLGEKKTRGLGAGMKPDVGREAALESYDEIKSVLEGTDIVFIAAGLGGGTGTGAAPIIAQATKESGALAVSVVTLPFEFEGRKRLKLANLGLEELRKECDSIIVISNEKLRNVMDKKASIDESFRVVDNVLARAVGGMSTVILGNGYVNIDFADVRTIMSHRGMAIMGVGEATGENAAQEAIKEAIQSPLLGDIDINGAMGVLIHFRHHPSTPLSDITDAMHIVESAADEDADIIFGTTEDDTFENNKIEVTIVATGFEIEQDKKVEESVNTNINNKRDRILMLQKVSGDDMYSEQIDVPSYMRHKLD; encoded by the coding sequence ATGAGTGGTGGTTTTAGAGTGGAAGAAAATGATAATTTGTATGGAACAAAGATAAAAGCTATTGGAGTAGGTGGCGGCGGTAGTAATATGATCAATAGAATCATAAGAGAGTATTCTAGTCTTGATATTGATCTGATTGTTGCAAACACCGATGCTCAGGCTCTTAAGAATTCAAACGCACACAATAAAATTCAGCTTGGCGAAAAAAAGACAAGAGGTCTTGGTGCCGGCATGAAACCAGATGTCGGTAGAGAAGCAGCTTTAGAAAGCTACGATGAGATAAAAAGTGTATTAGAAGGCACAGATATAGTGTTTATAGCTGCTGGTCTTGGTGGTGGAACCGGAACAGGCGCTGCCCCTATAATAGCACAGGCTACAAAAGAAAGTGGAGCTTTGGCTGTTTCTGTTGTTACCTTGCCTTTTGAGTTTGAGGGAAGAAAAAGACTAAAATTAGCAAATCTTGGACTTGAAGAGCTAAGAAAAGAGTGTGATTCTATAATTGTTATATCTAATGAAAAATTAAGAAATGTTATGGATAAAAAAGCAAGTATAGATGAGAGCTTTAGAGTTGTTGATAATGTTCTTGCTCGTGCTGTTGGCGGTATGAGTACAGTTATACTTGGAAATGGTTATGTAAATATTGACTTTGCTGATGTTAGAACTATAATGAGCCATAGAGGTATGGCTATAATGGGTGTAGGTGAAGCAACTGGCGAAAATGCAGCTCAAGAAGCTATCAAAGAGGCTATACAATCGCCTTTATTAGGAGATATAGATATAAATGGGGCTATGGGTGTTTTAATACATTTTAGACACCATCCAAGCACACCACTTTCTGATATAACAGATGCTATGCATATAGTAGAAAGCGCTGCTGATGAAGATGCTGATATTATTTTTGGTACAACTGAAGATGATACTTTTGAAAATAATAAAATAGAGGTAACTATAGTTGCAACTGGATTTGAAATAGAGCAAGATAAAAAAGTTGAAGAGAGTGTAAATACTAACATAAATAATAAAAGAGATAGAATTTTAATGCTTCAAAAAGTAAGTGGCGATGATATGTATTCAGAACAGATAGATGTTCCATCTTATATGCGCCATAAATTAGACTAA
- the ftsA gene encoding cell division protein FtsA, which produces MKILGIDIGSFQVRAVMAEYSDDGMKIIGIGTEKANGVKKGAITNIELASKSVKNALTNAQRVAGTRYDKVIVSISGANTKSLDSNGVVNIPNHEIGISEIERAMQIANHYASVSTDYEKLHVLPYNFKVDEQEHIEDPLGMNGTRLEVHAHIIIVQKSILNNLKKAINLAGIEIDNIVLSGYASSIATLNDDEKELGAALIDIGGSVSDVVVHSGNSIIFNDFLPVGSSHITNDLSIALHTPLPKAEEIKIGYGSLIAKSTDLIELPELGDENKSNEVSLDIISKVIYARAEETLVFLSNIIQNSKNELKHKDILGAGVVFTGGMTKLDGFKELASMVFDKYQIRIAKPKNMEGLYEVIRDPSNSCVIGLCMYGAGHFTPYEIDSEKKMRYKNESIVSSKARLKNLFEEDNLLNNEENKEQEEFGFKYTKGTEQFQDNGKKDIKDELLDISDIKHEKNPSVFSKIWHWMTQWF; this is translated from the coding sequence ATTAAAATTTTAGGTATAGACATAGGTTCTTTCCAAGTTAGAGCTGTTATGGCTGAATACAGCGATGATGGAATGAAAATAATAGGTATAGGAACAGAAAAAGCAAACGGTGTAAAAAAAGGAGCTATTACAAATATAGAATTAGCTTCTAAATCTGTAAAGAATGCATTAACAAATGCACAAAGAGTTGCTGGAACCAGATATGATAAGGTTATTGTGTCGATATCTGGTGCTAACACAAAAAGTTTAGACAGTAATGGCGTTGTAAATATACCAAATCACGAGATAGGCATAAGTGAGATAGAAAGAGCTATGCAAATAGCAAATCATTATGCAAGTGTTTCTACTGACTATGAAAAGCTTCATGTTTTACCTTATAACTTTAAAGTTGATGAGCAAGAACATATTGAAGATCCTTTGGGTATGAACGGCACTAGGCTTGAGGTTCATGCTCATATTATAATCGTTCAAAAGTCTATTTTAAACAACCTAAAAAAAGCAATAAATTTAGCCGGTATAGAGATAGATAATATAGTTTTATCAGGCTATGCTTCTTCTATAGCTACTTTAAATGATGATGAAAAAGAATTAGGTGCTGCTTTGATAGATATAGGTGGCTCTGTTTCTGATGTTGTTGTCCATTCTGGAAATTCTATTATATTTAATGACTTTTTGCCTGTTGGTTCTTCTCATATAACAAACGATCTATCTATAGCACTTCATACTCCTTTGCCAAAAGCAGAAGAGATAAAGATAGGCTATGGTTCTTTGATTGCTAAATCCACAGATTTGATAGAACTTCCTGAACTTGGTGATGAGAATAAAAGTAATGAGGTTTCTTTGGATATTATCTCTAAGGTTATATATGCAAGAGCTGAGGAAACATTAGTATTTTTGTCAAATATTATTCAAAATAGCAAAAACGAATTAAAACATAAGGATATCCTAGGCGCTGGTGTTGTGTTTACTGGCGGAATGACAAAATTAGATGGATTTAAAGAATTGGCTAGTATGGTATTTGATAAATATCAAATAAGAATAGCAAAACCTAAAAATATGGAAGGGTTGTATGAGGTTATAAGAGATCCATCAAATTCTTGTGTTATAGGGCTTTGTATGTATGGAGCCGGTCACTTTACTCCATACGAGATTGATTCTGAGAAAAAGATGAGATATAAAAATGAATCAATAGTATCTTCAAAAGCTCGTTTGAAAAATCTTTTTGAAGAAGATAACTTGTTAAATAATGAAGAAAATAAAGAACAAGAGGAATTTGGATTTAAATATACAAAAGGCACAGAACAATTTCAAGATAATGGCAAAAAAGATATAAAAGATGAGTTGTTGGATATATCAGATATAAAACACGAAAAAAATCCAAGTGTATTTAGTAAAATATGGCACTGGATGACTCAATGGTTTTGA
- a CDS encoding peptidylprolyl isomerase, producing MITWMQKHKKYLVVTIWISTIAFVGAGFVGWGAYDFNSNRSTSVAKVGHRNISVQELNEKYSQLFSYYNNIFNGQLSEEKASDMGLQNLALDASIRDSLLLNFADDIGLSVNDDDIIKYIVSDSNFQKDGVFDEKIYKDVLRRSRINPQDFEKNLKRSILIEKLSQAIRVSANDDDISMMSAIFNMKDEVAFKIVTINDNEIVITKDEMKKFWEKNQNNYMTEDKYKFGSIFIPNSDLKASDDVLKSYYEDNKDSYRNSEDKIKSFEEAKDLVKRDYALQENKTAALKRYTELKKGEVQTIEDISFFASKAPFDIENLNKLSVGDVVKPIIYNNGYIILKLNEIEKSKTKTYDEAKDEVLEAFKLEKEKEILDAKVKKEVANFDVKNASVASISRTDRKDIDGLDMLESGNFIDHVFSSTNKKGYVILDNKAVIYEILEQKLLPDSLVSDKKLVSENIATLKNNELIKDLTNALQKRYKVEEYIKR from the coding sequence ATGATAACATGGATGCAAAAGCATAAAAAATATCTTGTAGTTACAATTTGGATAAGCACTATAGCTTTTGTTGGAGCTGGTTTTGTGGGTTGGGGAGCTTATGATTTTAACTCAAATAGATCAACATCTGTTGCAAAAGTAGGTCATAGAAATATAAGTGTTCAAGAGTTAAACGAAAAATACTCTCAACTTTTTAGTTATTATAATAATATTTTTAATGGTCAGCTAAGTGAAGAAAAAGCAAGTGATATGGGGCTTCAAAATTTAGCTCTTGATGCAAGCATAAGAGACTCTTTGCTTTTAAATTTTGCTGATGATATAGGTTTGAGTGTTAATGATGATGATATTATAAAATATATAGTATCAGATAGTAATTTTCAAAAAGATGGTGTTTTTGATGAAAAAATATACAAAGATGTATTAAGGCGCTCAAGAATAAACCCACAAGATTTTGAGAAAAATCTAAAACGTTCTATTTTAATAGAAAAATTATCACAAGCTATAAGGGTGTCAGCTAATGATGATGATATTTCTATGATGTCTGCTATATTTAATATGAAAGATGAAGTTGCTTTTAAAATAGTAACTATAAATGATAATGAGATTGTTATAACTAAAGATGAAATGAAGAAATTTTGGGAAAAAAATCAGAATAACTATATGACAGAAGATAAATATAAATTTGGCAGCATTTTTATACCAAATAGTGATCTAAAAGCGAGCGATGATGTTTTAAAGAGCTACTATGAAGATAACAAAGATAGCTATAGAAATTCAGAAGATAAAATTAAATCTTTTGAAGAAGCTAAGGATCTTGTAAAAAGAGATTATGCTTTACAGGAGAATAAAACTGCTGCTTTAAAGAGATACACAGAACTTAAAAAAGGTGAAGTTCAAACAATAGAAGATATTAGCTTTTTTGCAAGCAAAGCACCTTTTGATATAGAGAATTTAAATAAATTAAGTGTTGGAGATGTTGTTAAGCCTATAATTTACAATAATGGATATATAATACTGAAATTGAACGAGATAGAAAAATCCAAAACAAAAACATACGATGAAGCAAAAGATGAAGTTTTGGAGGCTTTTAAGCTTGAAAAGGAAAAAGAAATTTTAGATGCTAAGGTAAAAAAAGAAGTTGCTAATTTTGATGTGAAAAATGCTAGCGTAGCAAGCATTAGTAGAACAGATCGAAAAGACATAGATGGGCTAGATATGTTAGAGAGTGGAAACTTTATAGATCATGTGTTTTCTTCTACTAACAAAAAAGGTTATGTTATTTTAGATAACAAGGCTGTTATATATGAAATTTTGGAACAAAAATTGCTTCCTGATAGTTTAGTTAGTGATAAAAAGTTAGTTAGTGAAAATATTGCTACATTGAAAAACAATGAGCTTATAAAAGATTTAACCAATGCGTTGCAAAAACGCTATAAAGTAGAAGAATATATCAAAAGGTAA
- a CDS encoding class II aldolase and adducin N-terminal domain-containing protein: protein MDLQYSKDKLKKVSLSMFRKNFFGVFHGSISTRIEGSQFLINRQNAIFDDLGDDDLILLSSKQDYRWNEASIDAYIHSNIYKNINEAKYICYAMPHYATAYSLKYSSLHPKDYFGYMKFNEILVYDPKQFEDWYERAQTEIYRYMIEKQTNLVLIKGYGVYAFGRTAEQLAKDVAILENSCKLIELYSKAKY from the coding sequence ATGGATTTACAGTATTCTAAGGATAAGTTAAAAAAAGTTTCGCTTTCTATGTTTAGAAAGAATTTTTTTGGTGTTTTTCATGGTTCTATATCGACAAGAATAGAAGGAAGCCAGTTTTTGATTAATAGGCAAAATGCTATTTTTGATGATTTGGGGGATGATGATTTGATTTTATTGTCATCTAAGCAAGATTATAGATGGAATGAAGCAAGTATAGATGCGTATATACATTCAAATATTTATAAAAATATAAATGAAGCCAAATATATATGCTATGCTATGCCTCATTATGCTACTGCTTATAGCCTTAAATATAGTAGCCTTCACCCAAAAGACTACTTTGGATATATGAAATTTAATGAAATTTTAGTTTATGATCCTAAGCAATTTGAAGATTGGTATGAAAGGGCGCAAACTGAAATTTATAGATATATGATTGAAAAGCAGACAAATTTAGTACTTATAAAAGGATATGGGGTTTATGCTTTTGGTAGAACAGCAGAGCAACTCGCAAAAGATGTTGCTATTTTGGAAAATAGTTGTAAACTTATTGAACTTTACTCAAAAGCTAAGTACTAA
- the rsmH gene encoding 16S rRNA (cytosine(1402)-N(4))-methyltransferase RsmH — protein MQSPHKSVLLNEVKDIFSNLDGTFIDCTLGYAGHSYAILKNNPNLNLIACDRDNEAIEFSKKKLEEFKDRVKIYKSNFSELLNKISDDDKKNIRAILADIGVSSLQIDKDNRGFSINSDTLDMRMDQNNPISAFEIVNNYSYDELSRIFFEYGELKNARNIAQKIITARNETPIKSAKQLVKIIGTNSIRGRNVSQAILAFQAIRIEVNKELDELKNLLNLIKKSGIKNCLVCIISFHSLEDRIVKSTFKDWQTNCICPPNSLRCECGNNNSIGKILTKKAIQPTKEEIFENSRSSCAKMRAFMIR, from the coding sequence TTGCAAAGTCCTCATAAAAGTGTATTATTAAATGAAGTTAAAGATATATTTTCAAACCTAGATGGAACTTTTATAGATTGCACATTGGGTTATGCTGGACACTCTTATGCGATACTAAAAAATAATCCTAATTTAAACTTAATAGCTTGTGATAGAGATAATGAAGCTATCGAATTTAGCAAAAAAAAATTAGAAGAGTTTAAGGATAGAGTAAAAATTTATAAAAGTAATTTTTCTGAGCTTTTAAACAAAATAAGCGATGATGATAAAAAAAACATAAGAGCGATACTTGCTGATATAGGTGTTAGTTCGCTTCAGATAGATAAAGATAACAGGGGTTTTTCTATAAATTCAGATACACTTGATATGAGAATGGATCAAAACAATCCAATAAGTGCTTTTGAAATTGTAAATAATTATTCTTACGATGAGCTATCAAGGATATTTTTTGAGTATGGAGAATTAAAAAATGCAAGAAATATAGCACAAAAAATAATAACAGCAAGAAATGAAACTCCTATAAAATCAGCAAAACAACTAGTAAAAATAATAGGAACAAATAGCATAAGAGGAAGAAACGTTTCGCAAGCCATACTTGCATTTCAAGCAATAAGGATAGAGGTAAATAAAGAGTTAGATGAACTAAAAAATTTATTAAATCTAATTAAAAAAAGTGGTATAAAAAATTGCTTAGTTTGCATAATAAGCTTTCATTCACTAGAAGATAGGATAGTAAAATCTACATTTAAAGACTGGCAAACAAACTGCATTTGCCCACCAAATTCATTAAGATGTGAGTGCGGAAACAATAATAGCATAGGAAAAATACTAACAAAAAAGGCAATTCAACCAACAAAAGAAGAGATTTTTGAAAATTCAAGAAGTAGTTGTGCTAAAATGCGTGCTTTTATGATAAGGTAA
- a CDS encoding sulfate adenylyltransferase has product MKSQRKSKSINIDLDIFYTLELIQNKIFSKFNKLMNEEEIESVSLDGYFMQEPMPYPFIFSVDMDDSDLKNIDKLELICENKNVGYINIETFFKNKKEYELNIFNTRLNKNKDTDKWCVSGSFEIYSNEVKNAKKHIENIKHELNTQKITAVMLTADPINRAHERLIRMAIDKADLVIIFLLQSHGKNSINFELRQETIEYFIQNYLPKNRVVIMPFKTSIFALHQNPVLECISACNLGVNKLVIGQNHHGIGMFYDQNQPKTVLDKYIKDLNMDVIVLPELVYCDKCKTIVSTKTCPHGQHHHIKYHPDTIKSLLFNGIMPPAILIRSDISAIILSNIFKNRFKDIQTLCDELFPNSGLLEKRTECDFYKELMRLYQTSSLT; this is encoded by the coding sequence ATGAAATCACAAAGAAAAAGTAAAAGTATAAATATTGATTTAGATATATTTTATACACTTGAGCTTATACAAAATAAAATTTTTTCTAAATTCAATAAATTAATGAACGAGGAAGAAATAGAGTCTGTAAGTTTAGATGGCTATTTTATGCAAGAACCTATGCCATATCCTTTTATTTTTTCTGTTGATATGGATGATAGTGATTTGAAAAACATTGATAAATTAGAATTAATCTGTGAAAATAAAAATGTTGGCTATATAAATATAGAAACATTTTTTAAAAATAAAAAAGAGTATGAATTAAATATTTTTAACACAAGATTAAATAAAAATAAAGATACAGATAAATGGTGTGTGTCTGGTAGTTTTGAAATTTATAGCAATGAAGTGAAGAATGCAAAAAAACATATAGAAAACATTAAGCATGAGTTAAATACACAAAAAATAACTGCTGTAATGTTAACAGCTGACCCAATAAACAGAGCCCACGAAAGACTTATAAGAATGGCTATAGACAAGGCTGATTTGGTTATAATTTTTTTACTCCAATCGCATGGCAAAAATAGCATTAATTTTGAACTAAGACAAGAAACTATTGAGTATTTTATACAAAATTATCTTCCTAAAAATCGTGTTGTTATTATGCCTTTTAAAACAAGTATTTTTGCCCTTCATCAAAATCCAGTTTTGGAGTGTATATCAGCTTGTAATTTAGGTGTTAATAAGCTTGTTATAGGACAAAATCATCACGGAATAGGTATGTTTTATGATCAAAATCAACCAAAAACAGTTTTGGATAAATACATAAAAGATCTAAATATGGATGTTATAGTTTTACCGGAGTTGGTTTATTGTGATAAATGCAAGACTATAGTTAGTACAAAGACTTGTCCTCATGGGCAACATCACCATATAAAATACCATCCTGACACAATAAAATCGCTTTTATTTAATGGAATAATGCCACCAGCCATACTTATACGTTCTGATATATCGGCTATAATTTTAAGCAATATTTTTAAGAACAGATTTAAAGATATTCAAACTCTTTGCGATGAGCTGTTTCCAAACTCAGGATTGCTTGAAAAAAGAACAGAATGCGACTTTTATAAGGAGCTTATGCGTTTATATCAGACATCATCTTTGACTTGA
- a CDS encoding response regulator, protein MKVLIVENEIYLAGSIATKLADIGYECEIARSVNDALKNENFDVVLLSTTLTGEDFYPVIKKFKNSIIILLIAYISNDTVSKPISAGASDYIQKPFMIEELVRKINHFVEYKKMRSNFDSYQNYITNILKEYHIPNIDIRKIKLPLLLKTPKISYADNFVFSYIRLIDKPLKVIFATDYNQVQKEIISLENEYMYISGIQVLNDIECEKLFLICQKKKAIFSTTNLNTKSYFDVCELGVDSKSFKIDEIITIDEYIKYIINTYQSQFPDTELSKKLGISRKSLWEKRKKYEITKKK, encoded by the coding sequence ATGAAGGTTTTGATAGTAGAAAATGAAATTTACTTGGCTGGTTCTATAGCTACAAAATTAGCAGATATAGGGTATGAATGTGAAATAGCAAGAAGTGTAAACGATGCTTTAAAAAATGAAAATTTTGATGTTGTGTTGCTTTCTACTACGCTTACAGGAGAAGATTTTTACCCTGTGATAAAAAAATTTAAAAATTCCATTATAATACTTTTAATTGCTTATATTAGCAATGACACTGTGTCTAAGCCAATTTCTGCTGGAGCTAGTGATTATATTCAAAAACCGTTTATGATAGAAGAGTTGGTAAGAAAGATAAACCATTTTGTTGAATATAAAAAAATGAGAAGCAATTTTGATTCTTATCAAAATTACATAACTAATATCTTAAAAGAGTATCATATCCCAAATATTGACATAAGAAAGATAAAACTTCCACTGCTTTTAAAAACTCCAAAGATAAGCTATGCTGATAATTTTGTTTTTAGTTACATAAGACTTATAGATAAACCTTTGAAAGTTATTTTTGCTACTGATTATAATCAAGTGCAAAAAGAGATAATTTCCTTAGAAAATGAATATATGTATATATCTGGCATTCAAGTTCTTAATGATATTGAATGTGAAAAATTATTTTTGATATGCCAGAAAAAAAAAGCTATATTTTCTACTACAAATTTAAATACTAAGTCTTATTTTGATGTTTGTGAGTTAGGTGTAGACAGCAAGAGTTTTAAAATAGATGAGATAATAACGATAGATGAATATATAAAATATATTATAAATACATATCAAAGTCAATTTCCAGATACAGAATTATCAAAAAAATTAGGCATATCAAGAAAATCACTTTGGGAAAAGAGAAAGAAGTATGAAATCACAAAGAAAAAGTAA
- a CDS encoding bifunctional 2-C-methyl-D-erythritol 4-phosphate cytidylyltransferase/2-C-methyl-D-erythritol 2,4-cyclodiphosphate synthase yields MFDMTLIMLGAGDSTRFQMPVKKQWLRVGDDPLWLFATKNLSSFYTFKEIIVVSKECDYMQRFAPEYKFVLGGQTRQESLKNALRHVKTEFVLVSDIARPCVTKDMLTKIIESSNLADCVVPVLNVVDTAYYDNESIQREKIKLIQTPQLSRASILLKALNTDKVYTDDSSAIKSNGGSVWQILGDERARKITTKDDLFKLELDSPSKDYFVGNGFDVHELCEGYELWLCGEKIEYELGLKGHSDADVATHALIDAMLGASSLGDIGELFPDSNEIYKGISSMKLLKEVYTKIQSVGFELVNADVTILAEKPKISKFKRKMEFNLSNVLGIKPNKINVKATTTEKLGFIGRGEGIACMSSVSLKYYDWTKK; encoded by the coding sequence TTGTTTGATATGACGTTGATTATGCTTGGAGCAGGTGACTCTACACGCTTTCAGATGCCAGTTAAAAAGCAATGGCTAAGAGTTGGTGATGATCCATTATGGCTTTTTGCTACAAAAAATTTAAGCTCTTTTTACACATTTAAAGAAATTATAGTAGTTTCAAAAGAGTGTGATTATATGCAAAGATTTGCACCTGAATATAAATTTGTTTTAGGCGGTCAAACTAGGCAAGAGAGTCTTAAAAATGCATTAAGGCATGTAAAAACAGAATTTGTTTTAGTTAGTGATATAGCAAGACCTTGTGTAACAAAAGATATGCTTACAAAAATTATAGAATCATCTAATTTGGCTGATTGTGTTGTTCCAGTTTTAAACGTTGTTGATACAGCTTATTATGATAATGAAAGCATACAAAGAGAAAAGATAAAACTTATTCAAACGCCACAACTTTCTAGAGCTAGTATTTTATTAAAAGCACTTAATACTGATAAAGTTTATACTGATGATAGCTCTGCTATAAAATCAAATGGGGGGAGTGTTTGGCAAATTTTAGGTGATGAAAGAGCTAGAAAGATAACCACAAAAGATGATTTATTTAAGTTAGAACTTGATTCTCCATCGAAAGATTATTTTGTTGGCAATGGTTTTGATGTTCATGAGCTTTGTGAGGGATATGAACTTTGGCTTTGTGGAGAAAAGATAGAGTATGAGCTTGGATTAAAAGGTCATAGCGATGCCGATGTGGCTACACATGCTTTGATAGATGCTATGCTAGGAGCAAGCAGTCTTGGTGATATAGGAGAACTTTTTCCAGATAGTAATGAAATATACAAAGGTATCAGCTCTATGAAATTACTCAAAGAGGTATATACAAAGATACAAAGTGTTGGATTTGAGCTTGTTAATGCTGATGTAACCATATTGGCAGAAAAACCAAAAATATCTAAGTTTAAAAGAAAAATGGAATTTAACTTATCTAATGTTTTGGGTATCAAGCCAAATAAGATAAATGTAAAAGCTACAACTACAGAAAAACTAGGTTTTATAGGAAGAGGTGAGGGCATAGCTTGTATGTCTAGCGTGAGTTTAAAATATTATGATTGGACCAAAAAATGA
- the thiC gene encoding phosphomethylpyrimidine synthase ThiC, translated as MREQWVKKRQNDKTPTQMYYAKNGIITEEMKYVAEIEQLEPEFARDCVAKGRMIIPANINHKNLIPMAIGIDTKTKVNANIGNSSLASGYNEELEKLELCLKYGADTVMDLSTGGDLDLIRENIIQHSTIPIGTVPMYQIIHDITDLDNLNPKAMLEVLEKQAKQGVSYFTIHAGFLLKFMPFVAKRKMGIVSRGGSLMATYMMKHHKENPFYEIFDEILDICARYDVSLSLGDSLRPGCLYDATDEAQLSELKVLGELTLKAWEKNVQVMIEGPGHVPLNQIEYNVKIQQEWCHNAPFYVLGPLVTDIGAGYDHITSAIGGALAASHGVAMLCYVTPKEHLGLPNASDVRDGIISHKIAAHAADVARGRKGAIERDHAMSDARYAFDWNKQFELALDPDKARELHDESLPEEVFKEAEFCSMCGPKFCAYRISKDIAKLECESYPEENK; from the coding sequence ATGAGAGAACAATGGGTAAAAAAACGACAAAACGACAAGACGCCTACTCAAATGTATTACGCAAAAAATGGCATTATAACAGAAGAGATGAAATATGTAGCTGAGATTGAACAGTTAGAACCTGAGTTTGCAAGAGATTGTGTAGCAAAAGGTAGAATGATAATACCAGCAAACATTAACCATAAAAACCTAATACCTATGGCAATAGGAATAGACACAAAAACAAAGGTAAATGCAAATATAGGAAATTCTAGTCTAGCGAGTGGATATAACGAAGAGCTTGAAAAGCTTGAGCTATGTCTAAAATACGGCGCTGATACGGTTATGGATCTATCAACTGGTGGCGATCTTGATCTTATAAGAGAAAATATAATTCAACACTCAACCATACCTATAGGCACTGTTCCTATGTATCAGATAATCCATGATATAACAGACCTTGATAACCTAAATCCAAAAGCTATGCTTGAGGTATTAGAAAAACAAGCAAAACAAGGTGTTAGTTACTTTACTATACATGCTGGATTTTTATTAAAATTTATGCCATTTGTTGCAAAAAGAAAGATGGGTATAGTTAGTCGTGGCGGTAGCTTAATGGCTACTTACATGATGAAACACCACAAAGAAAATCCATTTTATGAAATCTTTGATGAAATTTTAGATATTTGCGCAAGATATGATGTATCATTATCGCTAGGAGACAGTTTACGTCCTGGCTGTTTATACGATGCTACCGATGAAGCTCAACTAAGTGAGTTAAAAGTTCTTGGTGAACTAACATTAAAAGCTTGGGAGAAAAATGTCCAAGTTATGATAGAAGGACCAGGACATGTGCCTTTAAATCAAATAGAATACAATGTAAAAATTCAACAAGAGTGGTGTCATAATGCTCCATTTTATGTTCTTGGGCCACTTGTAACAGACATAGGTGCAGGATATGATCATATAACAAGCGCGATAGGTGGTGCATTAGCAGCTAGTCACGGTGTCGCTATGCTTTGTTATGTTACTCCAAAAGAGCATTTAGGACTCCCAAATGCATCCGATGTAAGAGATGGAATCATATCTCACAAGATAGCAGCACACGCAGCAGATGTTGCCAGAGGTAGAAAAGGTGCAATAGAACGCGATCATGCTATGAGTGATGCTAGATATGCATTTGATTGGAACAAACAGTTTGAATTAGCGCTTGATCCAGACAAAGCAAGAGAACTTCACGACGAGAGCTTACCTGAAGAGGTATTTAAAGAAGCTGAGTTTTGTTCTATGTGTGGTCCAAAATTTTGTGCTTACAGAATATCAAAAGATATAGCCAAGCTTGAATGTGAAAGCTATCCGGAAGAAAATAAATAA